In the Palaeococcus pacificus DY20341 genome, one interval contains:
- the for gene encoding tungsten-containing formaldehyde ferredoxin oxidoreductase — MKGWWGRILRVDLTNNKVWVQEYSPDVAQLFIGGRGLAAKILWDEAKGVDPLGPDNKLIFAAGPFNGLPTPSGGKLVVAAKSPLTGGYGDGNLGTMATVHLRKAGYDAIVVEGQAKKPVYLYIENDNVSILSADGLWGLDTFETERKLKEIHGKNVGILSIGPGGENLVRYAVVMSQEGRAAGRPGMGAVMGSKKLKAVVIRGTKEIPVADKKKLMELSKEAYDKIQSSPAYGFWHRQGTMAAVEWTNENSALPTCNFKDGTFEFARSIDGYTMEGMKVKQRGCPYCNMPCGNVVLDAEGGESELDYENVALLGSNLGIGKLNEVSVLNRLADMYGLDTISLGVSISFVMEAVERGLLKEGPTFGDFKGARQLVEDIAHRRGELGNFAAEGVMRMAQKLGDDSFAMHAKGLEVSGYNSYIYPAMALAFATSSIGAHHKEAWVIAWEIGSAPIEGEQTKKVEYKITYDPEKAAKVIELQRLRGGLFEMLTACRLPWVEVGLSLDYYPKLLEAITGVKYTWDDLYKAADRVYALIRAYWIREFNGEWDRKKDYPPKRWFIEGLKSGKYKGMHLEEDKYDALLSEYYKLRGWDERGIPKKETLKELSLEDVVPELEKVTKLE, encoded by the coding sequence ATGAAAGGCTGGTGGGGAAGAATTTTAAGAGTCGACTTAACTAACAACAAAGTTTGGGTGCAGGAGTATTCTCCCGATGTAGCACAGCTCTTCATCGGTGGTAGGGGTTTAGCTGCGAAGATTCTATGGGATGAAGCAAAGGGTGTTGATCCATTAGGCCCAGATAACAAGCTCATATTTGCTGCTGGTCCATTCAACGGACTTCCAACCCCAAGCGGTGGTAAATTAGTTGTTGCCGCTAAGAGCCCACTCACCGGCGGTTATGGTGATGGTAACCTTGGTACAATGGCTACTGTTCACTTAAGGAAAGCCGGTTACGATGCCATCGTTGTTGAGGGTCAAGCTAAGAAGCCCGTCTATCTTTATATCGAGAATGATAACGTTAGCATTTTGAGCGCCGATGGTCTTTGGGGCCTCGATACCTTTGAAACCGAGCGCAAATTAAAGGAAATACACGGTAAAAACGTCGGTATTTTAAGCATAGGACCGGGTGGAGAGAATCTAGTTAGATACGCCGTTGTTATGTCTCAAGAGGGAAGAGCTGCGGGAAGGCCCGGTATGGGTGCGGTAATGGGAAGTAAAAAGCTCAAAGCCGTCGTAATTAGAGGAACGAAGGAAATCCCAGTTGCAGATAAGAAGAAGCTTATGGAGCTCTCAAAGGAGGCTTATGATAAGATTCAATCCTCCCCAGCATACGGCTTCTGGCACAGACAAGGGACAATGGCTGCTGTTGAGTGGACAAACGAGAACAGTGCTTTACCAACGTGCAACTTTAAAGATGGAACATTTGAGTTCGCAAGGAGCATAGATGGATACACCATGGAGGGAATGAAGGTAAAGCAGAGGGGATGTCCCTATTGTAACATGCCCTGTGGAAACGTCGTCCTCGACGCTGAAGGTGGAGAGAGCGAGCTCGACTACGAGAACGTTGCACTTCTCGGCTCAAACCTCGGAATTGGAAAGCTCAATGAAGTTTCCGTCCTCAACAGGCTCGCCGACATGTACGGCCTCGACACAATCTCTCTCGGTGTCTCCATAAGCTTCGTGATGGAAGCTGTTGAGAGGGGACTCCTCAAAGAAGGCCCAACCTTCGGAGACTTCAAAGGAGCGAGACAGCTCGTCGAGGATATTGCTCACAGGAGGGGAGAGCTTGGCAATTTTGCCGCTGAAGGTGTCATGAGAATGGCCCAAAAACTCGGCGATGACAGCTTCGCCATGCACGCCAAGGGACTTGAGGTCAGCGGTTACAACAGCTACATATATCCAGCTATGGCCTTGGCATTTGCCACCAGCTCCATCGGTGCCCACCACAAGGAGGCATGGGTTATAGCATGGGAAATTGGAAGCGCGCCGATTGAGGGTGAGCAGACCAAGAAGGTTGAGTACAAGATTACCTACGACCCAGAGAAAGCAGCAAAGGTCATAGAGCTCCAGCGCCTCAGGGGTGGTCTCTTCGAGATGCTCACCGCTTGTAGGCTACCATGGGTTGAAGTGGGATTAAGCCTTGACTACTATCCAAAGCTCCTAGAGGCAATAACAGGCGTCAAATACACATGGGACGACCTCTATAAAGCAGCTGATAGAGTTTACGCCCTCATAAGGGCTTACTGGATTAGGGAGTTCAACGGCGAATGGGACAGGAAGAAGGACTATCCACCGAAGAGGTGGTTCATCGAGGGTCTTAAGAGCGGAAAGTACAAGGGAATG